AACAAAATATTAAACATTATATAGGCCTATAATGAAGCATATTCCTGCAAAGTCTCAAAGATACATGATTGATGCCACAATAACCATTGATTTCACTTGACCCAGGAAAGAGAAACATCATCAAATTGACACAAAAATGATGTATTGCAAACCATAGCTGCTATTTCATGCACTTGTGTTCGTCAGCATGCTTACATGCCTGGAGAGGACATGTAAATTTCTATTGTGAATATAGTTATACTACTGCAATTCTTAAGAATACAAAacatttcaatcaagaaaaattcaaGTCACATATCACAATGGCAGTTGTTTTAGAAATTGGGTATCCATTCCAGCAGGATGAGGAAAGCATACATCAAATGACTTTACAGACCGCATAAATAATAGGAAAGCAGGTATCAATACTAATAGATTAAAGAACACCATGCATATATACAAGTTACCAACTTGATCAAAACAAGCCAATCAGTTGAAAGAGACAAAAAGTAGTAAACCTGTATGATGCCTTTGATACGCCAAACTCCCTGTTTCATAACTACAATGTGTGAATCATTCGGATGCAATGACCTGAGCTCTTGTCTAACCTCCTCTATACTTGCATTGTGTTCCCTATTCAGCTGTTCGGCAACTATCTTATTTGATCTACCTAAAGAACCAATTACAGCTCTCGAGTCACCTAGATTAGCAACATACAAAGTCCCACTCCAGATAACTCCAACCAGACAACAAGAACCTTCTGCTGCAATCACTGGTTTTATTCCACAAGTCCTACGCACAAGAGTAAGGAACCCATCCTCGGTAGCAGAAAAGGCACTTCTAAGGATATCTTCAGATATGGTTGTCTTTTCTCGAGCATGTCCTGTAACACGGTTAAATCAGTTTCAATTTGAAAAAGCCAAAAGTACTTCAATCACAATAGAAATCAAAGGGTGATGCCTACAATACAGAAAATAAAGCATCTAATGTCCAATAGGGAAATTCCAGAGGGCTATATtttaatttacaaaacaaatgcATGTATTCTGAAACTGcctttctcttctccttccACAATCAGATATATCTAAAATGGTCTGGAgtggaaggaaaagaaaatagttGAACTTTTCTTTTTGACCACAAAATACTTATGCATACATAAGAAAGAactataattgaaaaaaaaaaaaaaaaaaggcagtaCCAAAcaagttctttttctttttcttttccaatcacaTAATTTAACATTCAAATCTACTCCAACTATGCACAACAAAATAGATCCACCACATAACTCTACTTCGAATGATGGAAccaattctctcttcctctttccaATAGATCCACCACATGAATCAACATAAACTAATTAAACTTGCTCAAACAACAGCACATAACAAGACAAACACACACGTCTGACAAAGGGCCAAGTACACGTAAAGAAACCAGACAACCGGTTTCAAGAAAACACAAATTCACAGAGGCAGTTCACAAACGCCCCCACCAATCCCAAGAAGAAAAATCCCAAAAGCGAAGAAAAGAGTGGTTCAATCTTCAATCATAAATGAAGATGATCACAAAAATCCAAACCCTCTGCTTTaaacccaataaaaaaaaaacacaacccacattgaaaagaagaagaaggcaatCGTGGTCTGAAAAAACACACAAATCCGTGTCAAGAAAAAAGCAACAAGAGAGCGGCTCTCACTCATAAGATTGAGAAAGAGATGGTCAGAAATGAATCTGGACGCATCAGGGCCGCCATGTCCATCATAAACTCCAACAAAAGTGGCATCCCTTCCGGTCTCGACTTGGCTCTGGTCCTCGAGAACCTCATTGGCCTGAACGACGGCGAAGGAGAATTCACCGTAGGCGTGCTTGTCAAGGGGTCTGCACCAAACGAGAGGGTCTTCAATGGAGGAGTCATCAAGAATATCATCTTTACTCATACGGGCATATCTCCTCACCGGCTTCCAACACGTCCACGCAATCCTTGCCAGCCACGAAAACATCCCTCATTTCCCAACCCCCAACACACTGCTTTGCTCTAATAAGTAATCTCACTACCCAACCCCAAATTGgaattcttgattttttttgaCGTATGGGGTGGGATGGGAAAAGGGTTGTCGTCTTTTCAAGCCAAGGACTTGAAAGACTCTCACCGtccactcactctctctcactctctctctctctctctctctctatctgtgTGTGTTGAAGAGGGAAAGAC
Above is a genomic segment from Rosa chinensis cultivar Old Blush chromosome 3, RchiOBHm-V2, whole genome shotgun sequence containing:
- the LOC112192175 gene encoding probable protein phosphatase 2C 68 encodes the protein MFSWLARIAWTCWKPVRRYARMSKDDILDDSSIEDPLVWCRPLDKHAYGEFSFAVVQANEVLEDQSQVETGRDATFVGVYDGHGGPDASRFISDHLFLNLMRHAREKTTISEDILRSAFSATEDGFLTLVRRTCGIKPVIAAEGSCCLVGVIWSGTLYVANLGDSRAVIGSLGRSNKIVAEQLNREHNASIEEVRQELRSLHPNDSHIVVMKQGVWRIKGIIQVSRSIGDAYLKRPEFSLDPSFPRFQLSEPLGRPVLSAEPSVCTRVLRPEDRFIIFASDGLWEHMTNQEVVEIVHNNPRQGIAKRLLKVCLGEAGRKRDMTYDDLKKVEKGVRRYFHDDITIVVIFIDHDLLGKTQPLPELSVRGFIDTVGPSSFSIFKD